In Aulosira sp. FACHB-615, the following are encoded in one genomic region:
- a CDS encoding biotin/lipoate A/B protein ligase family protein: protein MSNKQVWRLIPFLEASGKLQMAIDKWLLEQHHFRKHPPTLRFYTWSPAAISLGYHQRQYPQAWENLTWQGKKLDLVRRPTGGRAVLHQSDLTYAVITSGLAGNRLQAYTKICEFLIQGWRSLGVELSYGTAGRGYIHNPNCFGTATGADLILPNGAKLIGSAQLKRGNVILQHGSIRLQPDAELFAQVFGTESFNNLHFPYSLEQIMTALIAAAQDCFDMEIEVQQLSEWELQEILNAEVRGV, encoded by the coding sequence ATGTCTAACAAGCAGGTATGGCGACTGATTCCTTTCTTAGAAGCCTCTGGTAAATTACAGATGGCGATCGATAAATGGTTATTAGAACAACACCATTTCAGAAAGCATCCTCCAACTCTGCGCTTTTATACTTGGTCGCCAGCTGCTATTTCTCTCGGCTATCATCAACGACAATATCCCCAAGCATGGGAGAATTTAACTTGGCAAGGTAAAAAACTAGATTTAGTCCGCCGTCCCACTGGTGGAAGAGCAGTATTACACCAAAGCGATTTAACCTACGCTGTCATTACATCGGGTTTAGCTGGAAACCGTTTACAAGCATATACAAAAATTTGTGAATTTTTAATTCAAGGATGGCGATCGCTTGGTGTGGAATTAAGCTACGGTACAGCTGGGCGCGGCTACATCCATAACCCCAACTGCTTTGGGACGGCGACAGGTGCAGATTTAATTTTACCCAATGGCGCAAAACTCATTGGTAGCGCCCAACTCAAACGCGGTAACGTAATTTTGCAACATGGTTCCATTCGCTTGCAACCAGATGCGGAACTGTTTGCACAAGTATTTGGTACAGAGTCATTCAATAACCTTCATTTCCCTTACAGCCTCGAACAAATTATGACGGCCTTGATTGCTGCTGCACAAGACTGTTTTGATATGGAAATTGAAGTGCAGCAGTTATCAGAGTGGGAGTTACAGGAGATTTTAAACGCGGAGGTAAGGGGAGTTTAG
- a CDS encoding YbjN domain-containing protein → MAISQENLTEEFLNELMQDTATLDHLEIIENVIDSLEQDDSAMVSQSPEGGYLWKFKYGSVEVFVQLTGTSDEDTLTVWSVVLKLPAKDEPKLMRYLLELNCSSTFEARFGIIDDKVVVISTRTLAELSPGEVSRLITIVATIADNNDEALQSEFGLA, encoded by the coding sequence ATGGCAATCTCTCAAGAAAACCTAACTGAAGAATTTCTTAACGAACTAATGCAAGACACAGCTACCCTCGACCATCTAGAAATTATTGAAAATGTCATCGACTCTCTAGAACAAGATGACAGCGCAATGGTTAGCCAGAGTCCAGAAGGTGGATATCTCTGGAAGTTTAAGTACGGTAGTGTGGAAGTGTTTGTACAACTCACGGGTACAAGCGATGAAGACACCCTCACGGTTTGGTCTGTTGTATTAAAGTTACCCGCCAAAGATGAACCAAAATTAATGCGTTACCTTTTAGAGTTGAATTGCTCTAGTACTTTTGAAGCGCGTTTTGGCATCATTGATGATAAAGTTGTTGTCATCTCAACACGCACCCTAGCGGAGTTGTCTCCAGGGGAAGTCTCACGGTTAATTACGATTGTTGCCACGATCGCCGATAACAACGATGAAGCTTTACAATCTGAGTTTGGTCTTGCTTAA
- the pheT gene encoding phenylalanine--tRNA ligase subunit beta: MRISLNWLRELVEIKLSPEELAHTLTMAGFEVEDIEDRRTWADGVVLGKVLERQPHPNADKLSVCQVDVGAAETLNIVCGAANVRADIYVPVATVGTYLPNIDLKIKPAKLRGVPSHGMICSLKELGLPSDVDGIHIFTGENLSVGSDVRPLLGLDDVILDVTATANRADALSMVGIAREVAALTGGKLSIPEPGEVKITQNPGKLGLKIADTQACPAYMGTVIEQVKIAPSPDWLQQRLRAAGVRPISNVVDITNYVLLEWGQPLHAFDQDRLQAVAGNGNLTIGVRFANQGESLKTLDGQTRNLATQNLLITANDKPVALAGVMGGEETEVDEGSQNLVLEAALFDSVAIRRSSRGVGLRSEASGRYERGVNRAELEVACRRALALISELAGGVIVHQEVVDTRPDPATWSRSISLRLDRVNEILGPTDLGEDTGELQASDVVRILTALGCQLTPTDERSWNVAVPPYRYRDLEREIDLIEEIARLYGYDNFCDTLPEKAQAGYLPIDQELLRKLRATLRAEGLTELVQYSLVKPGEDRQIVLSNPLFTEYSALRTDLMAGLIDAFQYNLEQGNGSLNGFEIGRIFQQEEDGLHEADAIAGILGGDSSLGKWSKGGREQPITWFEAKGILESVFQQLGIQVEYQPDCRDERLHPGRTASLWIGGNRLGVFGQLHPQLRREKDLPDSVYLFQLDLDVLLDALDQDEILIPTFKSYSTYPASDRDIAFFAPVKISVGELEKAINKAGKGLLESVEIFDEYRGENVPQGQRSLAFRLVYRASDRTLTDAEVEPVHNKVREALVEKFGVNLRS; encoded by the coding sequence ATGCGAATCTCTTTAAACTGGCTGCGGGAACTAGTAGAAATTAAATTAAGCCCAGAAGAATTAGCTCATACCCTGACAATGGCTGGGTTTGAGGTAGAAGATATTGAAGACCGCCGCACTTGGGCAGATGGTGTGGTTTTGGGGAAAGTGCTGGAACGTCAACCCCACCCCAACGCTGATAAATTAAGTGTTTGTCAAGTAGATGTGGGTGCGGCTGAAACTTTAAATATTGTTTGCGGTGCAGCCAATGTCCGGGCTGATATTTATGTCCCAGTCGCCACTGTTGGCACTTATTTACCAAACATCGATTTAAAAATTAAGCCTGCAAAACTGCGTGGTGTTCCATCTCATGGCATGATTTGTTCTTTAAAAGAACTGGGTTTGCCGAGTGATGTTGATGGGATTCACATTTTCACTGGGGAAAATCTCTCGGTGGGTAGTGATGTCCGGCCGTTGCTGGGTTTAGATGATGTGATTCTAGATGTGACTGCTACTGCTAACCGTGCTGATGCTTTAAGTATGGTAGGCATAGCGCGAGAAGTTGCTGCTTTAACTGGTGGTAAACTGAGTATTCCTGAACCTGGGGAAGTCAAAATCACTCAAAATCCAGGTAAGTTAGGTTTAAAAATTGCTGATACCCAAGCTTGCCCAGCTTACATGGGTACAGTCATTGAACAAGTAAAAATTGCCCCGTCACCGGACTGGTTGCAACAACGCTTGCGGGCTGCGGGTGTGCGTCCCATTAGTAATGTCGTTGATATTACTAACTATGTATTGTTGGAATGGGGACAACCACTCCACGCCTTTGACCAAGACCGTTTACAAGCTGTTGCTGGTAATGGCAATTTAACTATTGGTGTACGTTTTGCCAATCAAGGAGAATCGCTGAAAACCTTGGATGGGCAAACTCGCAACCTCGCCACCCAAAATTTGTTAATCACCGCTAACGATAAACCTGTGGCTTTAGCGGGGGTGATGGGTGGAGAAGAAACGGAAGTTGATGAAGGTTCGCAAAATTTAGTTTTAGAAGCAGCTTTGTTTGATTCCGTAGCTATTCGCCGTTCCTCTCGTGGGGTGGGGTTACGCAGTGAAGCATCTGGGAGATACGAACGGGGCGTAAACCGGGCAGAATTGGAAGTTGCTTGTCGTCGTGCTTTAGCTTTAATTAGTGAATTGGCTGGCGGTGTCATTGTACATCAAGAAGTTGTTGATACTCGTCCCGACCCTGCGACCTGGAGTCGTTCGATTTCTCTGCGTTTAGATAGAGTGAATGAAATACTAGGGCCTACTGATTTAGGCGAAGACACAGGGGAATTACAAGCAAGCGATGTTGTCAGGATTTTAACCGCCCTGGGATGTCAGCTGACACCAACAGATGAACGTAGTTGGAATGTGGCGGTTCCACCTTATCGTTACCGTGACTTAGAACGGGAAATTGATTTAATTGAAGAAATTGCTCGGCTCTACGGCTATGATAATTTCTGCGACACCTTGCCGGAAAAAGCCCAAGCTGGCTATTTACCCATAGACCAGGAGTTGTTGCGGAAATTGCGGGCGACTTTACGGGCGGAAGGGTTGACGGAATTAGTGCAGTATTCCTTGGTTAAACCAGGGGAAGACCGCCAGATAGTTTTAAGTAACCCCTTGTTTACCGAATATTCGGCGTTACGTACTGATTTAATGGCTGGATTGATTGATGCTTTTCAATACAATTTAGAACAAGGTAACGGTTCTCTCAACGGTTTTGAAATTGGGCGAATTTTCCAACAAGAAGAAGACGGTCTGCACGAAGCTGATGCGATCGCTGGTATCTTAGGAGGAGACAGCAGCCTCGGCAAATGGTCAAAAGGTGGACGCGAACAGCCAATAACTTGGTTTGAAGCCAAAGGCATTCTCGAAAGCGTCTTTCAACAATTGGGTATCCAAGTAGAATATCAACCAGATTGTCGTGATGAGCGTTTACATCCCGGACGCACCGCTTCTTTGTGGATAGGTGGAAACCGCCTGGGTGTATTTGGTCAACTGCATCCCCAACTGCGGCGAGAAAAAGATTTACCCGATTCTGTATATCTATTTCAGTTAGATTTAGATGTGCTGTTGGATGCCTTAGATCAAGATGAGATTTTGATTCCCACATTCAAGTCTTATTCTACATACCCAGCCAGCGATCGCGACATCGCCTTTTTCGCCCCAGTGAAAATTTCCGTAGGAGAACTGGAAAAAGCGATTAACAAAGCTGGTAAAGGTTTACTGGAATCTGTGGAAATCTTCGATGAATATCGTGGCGAAAACGTCCCCCAAGGACAACGCAGTTTAGCGTTTCGTCTAGTATATCGGGCAAGCGATCGTACCCTCACCGATGCCGAAGTCGAACCTGTACACAACAAAGTTCGGGAAGCCTTGGTAGAAAAATTCGGCGTTAACCTCAGAAGCTAA
- a CDS encoding bile acid:sodium symporter family protein — protein MEASFFTTVALPIALAIIMLGMGLSLTPADFQRVKNYPKAVTIGLISQLVLLPIIGFAIAKLVPMQPTIAMGLIIIALCPGGVSSNVITFLAKGDVALSVTLTALSSLITVLTIPVLANLAYQHFIGQTAAIALPIGATIVQIFLMTLLPIGLGMGVRQLFPEVAHRLEKVTSRLAVAFLAIIILLLIVREWNRLPGFILQVGIAVVLLNSVSMLAGFYISKLFNLNPSQQICIAIEVGIQNGTLAIAITAGILNNPDMAVPAAVYSLFMYVTGLIAINYGRKLAATTPIPQTLESKV, from the coding sequence ATGGAAGCAAGCTTTTTCACTACAGTTGCTCTACCTATAGCCTTAGCAATTATTATGCTGGGAATGGGTTTATCGCTCACACCCGCAGATTTTCAACGTGTCAAAAATTATCCCAAAGCCGTCACCATTGGCTTGATTAGTCAGTTAGTTCTTTTACCAATTATTGGTTTTGCTATTGCGAAATTAGTACCCATGCAGCCTACCATTGCTATGGGTTTAATCATAATTGCGCTTTGTCCAGGTGGGGTATCTTCCAACGTAATTACATTCCTGGCTAAAGGTGATGTTGCGCTGTCGGTGACTTTAACAGCTTTGAGTAGTTTGATTACCGTTTTGACAATTCCAGTATTAGCAAACCTCGCATATCAACACTTCATCGGACAAACTGCGGCGATCGCTCTACCTATTGGTGCAACAATAGTACAAATCTTTCTGATGACACTGCTGCCTATCGGTTTAGGAATGGGAGTGCGTCAGTTATTCCCAGAAGTTGCCCATCGTTTAGAAAAGGTGACTAGCCGTTTAGCCGTTGCCTTCCTGGCTATAATTATTCTCTTACTAATTGTTCGTGAGTGGAATCGTCTCCCTGGCTTTATTCTGCAAGTAGGAATTGCTGTGGTGCTGTTGAACAGTGTCTCAATGCTGGCGGGGTTTTATATTAGCAAACTATTTAACCTCAATCCGTCTCAGCAAATCTGCATCGCCATTGAGGTGGGGATTCAAAATGGTACACTAGCGATCGCCATTACCGCCGGAATACTCAACAATCCTGATATGGCAGTACCAGCAGCCGTTTACAGTTTATTTATGTATGTGACAGGGTTAATTGCGATTAACTACGGTAGAAAGTTAGCTGCAACTACTCCCATTCCCCAAACTCTAGAAAGTAAGGTTTAG
- the fusA gene encoding elongation factor G, producing MIPRTRVRNIGISAHIDSGKTTLSERILFYTGRIHAIEEVKGGGKGATMDFMPEEKLHGITITSAATTCQWRDTQINLIDTPGHVDFTIEVERALRVLDGAVMVLCAVAGVQSQSITVDRQMKRYRVPRLAFINKMDRMGADPFRVVQAIRDRLQLNAVLLQYPIGSEDNFQGVIDLVSMQAHYFEGENGEHWVKQAIPESLVAAAQQAREKLLDSLSLFSEEMTEMLLADQEIPQELIWQVIRQATLRLEFTPVLLGSAFKNKGVQNLLDAIALYLPSPIDREVVKTAESVSVYPEPDAALVALAFKLTLESFGQLTYTRIYSGTLKPGDLVYNSRTEKRVQIGRLVRMHANKREELSVAVAGDIVALLGVDCASGDTLYTGDTPVFLERMFVPEPVITLAVTPKKQEDSDRLAKALNRFQREDPTFRLSIDPESKATLISGMGELHLEIYLERIQREYNAEVYVGTPAVAYRETISQKTQFDYRLKKQSGGTGLYAHVTGWIEPSDEPFVFENRVVGGAIPKEYIPACEKGFREAMTTGKLSGYPVTGVKVVLDGGSYHPVDSSELAFRSAAHQALENAIAQAKPYILEPIMLVEVETPNEFIGRVQGDISSRRGLLLSSETMQGYSVIRAEVPLVQMFGYSTDLRSLTAGMATFSMEFACYRQS from the coding sequence ATGATTCCCCGAACACGCGTCCGCAATATTGGTATCTCTGCTCACATCGACTCTGGTAAAACTACTCTGTCAGAGCGAATTCTCTTCTATACGGGCAGAATCCATGCTATTGAGGAGGTGAAGGGAGGCGGCAAGGGTGCAACAATGGATTTTATGCCGGAGGAAAAGCTGCATGGAATTACCATTACCTCCGCGGCCACAACTTGTCAGTGGCGTGATACCCAAATTAATTTAATTGATACTCCAGGGCATGTGGATTTCACGATTGAAGTAGAGCGTGCCTTGCGGGTGCTGGATGGGGCGGTGATGGTGTTGTGTGCCGTGGCGGGTGTGCAGTCCCAGTCCATCACAGTGGATCGGCAGATGAAACGCTACCGTGTGCCGCGTCTAGCATTCATTAATAAAATGGATCGAATGGGTGCAGATCCGTTTCGTGTAGTCCAGGCTATCCGCGATCGCTTGCAATTAAATGCGGTGTTGCTGCAATATCCCATCGGTAGCGAAGATAACTTCCAAGGTGTGATTGACCTAGTGTCGATGCAAGCACATTACTTTGAAGGCGAAAACGGCGAACATTGGGTCAAACAAGCAATTCCTGAAAGTCTTGTAGCAGCAGCACAACAGGCGCGGGAAAAATTGCTAGATAGCTTGTCCTTGTTCTCAGAAGAAATGACTGAGATGCTATTGGCAGATCAAGAAATTCCCCAAGAACTGATTTGGCAAGTTATCCGCCAAGCAACCTTGAGGCTGGAATTCACACCTGTACTGCTGGGTTCTGCATTCAAAAACAAAGGCGTGCAGAATCTCTTAGATGCGATCGCCCTTTATTTACCATCTCCCATCGATAGGGAAGTAGTCAAAACCGCAGAATCAGTCAGTGTTTACCCTGAGCCTGATGCTGCTTTAGTGGCTTTGGCATTCAAACTCACTCTGGAATCTTTCGGTCAGCTAACCTACACCCGCATTTACTCCGGCACATTAAAACCGGGTGATCTTGTGTATAACTCCCGGACTGAAAAACGAGTGCAAATTGGTCGCTTGGTGCGAATGCACGCCAACAAGCGCGAAGAGTTGTCAGTGGCTGTGGCTGGAGATATTGTGGCTTTGTTGGGTGTTGATTGTGCTTCGGGCGATACATTATACACGGGAGACACACCAGTGTTTCTCGAAAGAATGTTTGTCCCGGAACCAGTGATTACACTGGCAGTTACACCGAAAAAACAAGAAGATAGCGATCGCCTAGCCAAAGCCCTCAACCGCTTTCAACGAGAAGACCCGACATTTCGGCTCAGTATCGACCCAGAATCAAAAGCAACATTGATTTCTGGTATGGGTGAACTGCATCTGGAAATTTACTTAGAACGGATTCAACGGGAATATAATGCTGAGGTTTATGTCGGTACTCCCGCAGTGGCGTATCGGGAAACCATTAGCCAAAAAACTCAATTTGATTACCGACTCAAGAAACAATCTGGTGGTACTGGTTTATACGCCCATGTAACTGGGTGGATTGAACCCAGCGATGAACCATTTGTATTTGAGAATCGGGTAGTTGGTGGAGCAATTCCCAAAGAATATATCCCAGCTTGTGAAAAAGGTTTCCGCGAGGCGATGACAACAGGAAAACTGTCAGGCTATCCGGTAACTGGGGTGAAAGTCGTGCTGGATGGAGGTTCCTATCATCCAGTTGACTCTTCGGAATTGGCGTTTCGCTCTGCTGCTCATCAAGCACTGGAAAATGCGATCGCCCAAGCTAAACCCTATATCCTCGAACCAATTATGCTCGTCGAAGTGGAAACACCAAACGAGTTCATAGGTAGAGTCCAGGGTGATATATCATCCCGTCGCGGCTTGCTGTTGAGTTCCGAGACAATGCAAGGATACTCTGTGATTCGCGCCGAAGTACCATTAGTGCAGATGTTTGGTTATTCTACAGACTTGCGATCGCTCACTGCCGGTATGGCAACTTTTTCAATGGAATTTGCCTGTTATCGCCAGTCTTAA